One Proteinivorax tanatarense DNA segment encodes these proteins:
- the queG gene encoding tRNA epoxyqueuosine(34) reductase QueG, whose amino-acid sequence MIKLSNLKERIKKKAWEIGFVETGFVKARKFKEYEDTLLQLSDKGRNPPFVTDDVEKRTNPFLIMEDCKTIISLAVSYTGYVNASLEHPPNQNQGYITPSAWGEDYHKKLEKMMGDLIDYINSEVQGNHNFIPFVDTGPLSDRHIATLAGIGFCGKNTNLITLSAGSFVWLGHILTNIAIEADAPLELSCGSCRKCIDSCPVQAIKEKGGIDYNKCLANQLIQKEASTEVLKKAENRVYGCDTCQLVCSFNSGVKKENNIASPEWIDLNFLLSLSNKKFRNNYGLKAFGWRGKKVLQRNAESILSKRN is encoded by the coding sequence AAAATTGAGTAATTTAAAAGAAAGAATTAAAAAAAAGGCTTGGGAAATTGGATTTGTGGAAACTGGTTTTGTGAAAGCAAGGAAATTTAAGGAATATGAAGATACACTGTTACAACTGTCAGACAAGGGACGTAACCCACCTTTTGTTACCGATGATGTTGAAAAAAGAACTAATCCTTTTTTAATAATGGAAGATTGTAAAACTATTATTTCTTTAGCGGTGTCCTATACTGGTTATGTCAATGCTTCGTTGGAGCATCCGCCTAATCAAAATCAAGGATATATTACTCCTTCTGCTTGGGGAGAGGATTATCATAAAAAGCTGGAGAAAATGATGGGAGACTTGATAGATTACATTAATTCTGAAGTACAAGGAAATCATAATTTTATTCCCTTTGTGGATACGGGACCTTTATCGGATAGACATATAGCTACCCTTGCTGGAATAGGGTTTTGTGGGAAAAATACGAATCTTATAACCTTATCTGCTGGTTCCTTTGTATGGTTGGGTCATATTTTAACTAATATTGCTATTGAAGCTGATGCACCCTTAGAACTAAGTTGTGGCAGCTGTAGAAAATGTATTGACAGCTGCCCTGTTCAAGCAATTAAAGAAAAGGGTGGTATAGATTATAACAAATGTTTAGCCAATCAACTTATTCAAAAAGAAGCTTCAACAGAAGTTTTAAAAAAAGCGGAAAATCGAGTCTATGGTTGTGATACATGTCAGCTTGTTTGCTCATTTAATAGTGGGGTAAAAAAAGAAAACAATATTGCTTCACCGGAGTGGATTGACTTGAATTTCTTACTAAGTTTAAGCAATAAGAAATTTAGGAATAATTATGGTTTGAAGGCATTCGGGTGGCGAGGGAAAAAGGTGTTACAAAGAAATGCTGAGTCTATTTTAAGTAAACGTAATTAG